One genomic region from Gadus morhua chromosome 9, gadMor3.0, whole genome shotgun sequence encodes:
- the LOC115550554 gene encoding GTPase HRas, protein MTEYKLVVVGAGGVGKSALTIQLIQNHFVDEYDPTIEDSYRKQVVIDGETCLLDILDTAGQEEYSAMRDQYMRTGEGFLCVFAINNTKSFEDIHQYREQIKRVKDSDDVPMVLVGNKCDLPARTVDTRQAQELARSYGIPYIETSAKTRQGVEDAFYTLVREIRQHKLRKLNPPDESGQDCMSCRCVVS, encoded by the exons ATGACGGAGTATAAGCTGGTGGTAGTGGGAGCAGGAGGTGTGGGGAAGAGCGCTCTGACCATCCAGCTCATCCAGAACCACTTTGTGGACGAGTACGACCCAACCATCGAG GACTCGTACCGGAAGCAGGTGGTGATAGACGGCGAGACGTGTCTGCTTGACATCCTGGACACGGCTGGCCAGGAGGAGTACAGCGCCATGCGGGACCAGTACATGAGGACCGGCGAGGGCTTCCTCTGCGTCTTCGCCATCAACAACACTAAGTCCTTTGAGGACATCCACCAATATAG GGAACAGATCAAGCGGGTGAAGGACTCGGACGACGTGCCCATGGTCCTGGTGGGCAACAAGTGCGACCTGCCGGCCCGCACGGTGGACACCCGGCAGGCCCAGGAGCTGGCCCGCTCCTACGGCATCCCCTACATCGAGACCTCGGCCAAGACGCGACAG GGAGTGGAGGACGCCTTTTACACATTGGTTCGGGAGATTCGACAGCACAAGCTGAGGAAACTCAACCCGCCCGACGAGAGCGGCCAGGACTGCATGAGCTGCCGCTGTGTGGTGTCATGA
- the lrrc56 gene encoding proline-rich protein 36 gives MSGCEEPPAQRLLGNGRGVRVTEMIARHDDPRVEVPLSPAMLRTVCGTEDLSQISCLEICVDTRENTLGNIGACLPGLVELRLNNSAMASVRDLGSTLAHLQVLRLSRCCLQDLDGVIPFTHLKELYLAYNSVSDLSQLSMLDQLQVLDVEGNDVDDLVQVQNLAFCSQLHTLSLQGNPVCVRPHPGASQGSEYSYRVAVRELVPQLRYLDDVRVEEEGPGSISSTMGEEWAVVRDAIRDRNSTQTAAQDAAPAEEEGGAWPQSRPSPRLPGCTRTMTSPLRRPMTSSNPVAMTSPLRSPMTSPSSRTMTSPSSRKMTSPLRSPMTSPSSRTMTSPSPVTMTSPLRSPMTSPSSRTMTSPISRPMTSPLRSPMTSPSSRTMTSPIFRTMTSPSSRTMTSPSSRTMTSPISRPTTSPFSRAMMSPSSRPMSSPCSSTSPRPVSSLGIRPFSAGSDPSEGGDAGASSLTHGAGNILFCGNPVQALRARRENLRVRAVDQSHSKHITTRNPTTMALTAPSSPCGPPGRLPLHVSEPPSDPGEPRPEGPGVGDRSDVLEDLRAWRRQHAKRLQLIEKDRQPEVLKVNHSDEDCDDDEEEDDDDDDLGVSNTDESSEECEADEEERRDKGRQPASPDSSFVSLSPDSPSVSLLPNSRPVSLCADSPMVSLSPDSASASLSPDQPQNEADRPRLLSPLTTPSPPPPPPRGPSPVAPATRRPSGLRTQRRRLLPVTGGTLEVSEDRRQQEQPLVGAGTPRRDPGQCATRAPEQGPLRPLTEPGPPTSRSGATRHQCKVMDISTVPPATARPPDGPDSTGGKTANAALQNQLQRYALKPSRGSPPLD, from the exons ATGAGTGGCTGTGAAGAACCCCCGGCCCAGAGACTCCTCGGTAATGGCCGGGGGGTTCGGGTCACGGAGATGATTGCAAGACATGACGACCCCAGAGTGGaggtccccctctctccagccaTGCTC AGGACTGTGTGTGGAACCGAAGACCTCTCCCAGATCAGCTGCCTGGAGATCTGTGTGGACACGAGGGAGAACACACTGGGGAACATTG GTGCCTGCTTGCCCGGGCTGGTGGAGCTGAGGCTGAACAACAGCGCGATGGCGTCGGTGCG CGACCTGGGCAGCACCCTGGCCCACCTTCAGGTGTTGAGGCTGTCCCGCTGCTGCCTCCAGGACCTTGACGGCGTCATCCCCTTCACCCACCTCAAG GAGCTGTACCTGGCCTACAACAGCGTGTCCGACCTCAGCCAGCTCAGCATGCTGGACCAGCTGCAGGTCCTGGACGTGGAGGGGAACGACGTAGACGACTTGGTGCAGGTTCAGAACCTGGCCTTCTGCAGCCAGCTCCACACCCTCAGCCTGCAGGGGAACCCGGTGTGTGTGCGGCCACACCCCGGCGCCAGCCAG gGCTCTGAGTACAGCTATCGGGTAGCAGTGAGGGAATTGGTCCCTCAGCTGCGTTACCTTGACgatgtgagggtggaggaggaggggcccggcagcatcagcagcaccaTGGGAGAAGAGTGGGCTGTGGTTCGTGACGCAATAAGAGACCGCAACTCCACACAGACTGCTGCtcaggatg cagcaccagcagaggaggaggggggggcgtggccgcaAAGCAGACCCAGCCCCAGACTCCCTGGCTGCACCCGGACGATGACATCACCGCTCCGTAGACCCATGACATCATCCAACCCCGTTGCTATGACATCACCGCTCCGTTCACCCATGACTTCACCCAGCTCCAGGACGATGACGTCACCCAGCTCCAGGAAGATGACATCCCCGCTCCGTTCACCCATGACTTCACCCAGCTCCAGAACGATGACATCACCCAGCCCCGTTACTATGACATCACCGCTCCGTTCACCCATGACTTCCCCCAGCTCCAGAACGATGACATCACCCATCTCCAGACCGATGACATCACCGCTCCGTTCACCCATGACTTCACCCAGCTCCAGAACGATGACATCACCCATCTTCAGGACGATGACATCACCCAGCTCCAGGACGATGACATCACCCAGCTCCAGGACGATGACATCACCCATCTCCAGACCGACGACATCACCATTTTCCAGAGCGATGATGTCACCCAGCTCCAGACCCATGTCATCACCATGCTCCAGCACGAGCCCCAGACCAGTGTCCTCGCTCGGTATCAGGCCTTTCTCTGCAGGCTCCGACCCGTCTGAGGGGGGCGATGCCGGCGCCAGCTCCCTCACACATG GGGCTGGGAACATCTTGTTCTGTGGGAACCCGGTGCAGGCGCTGCGAGCCCGGCGAGAGAACCTGAGAGTACGGGCAGTGGACCAGAGTCACTCTAAACACATCACCACCAGGAACCCCACCACCATGGCACTG ACGGCCCCCAGCTCCCCATGTGGGCCCCCAGGCCGCCTGCCCCTCCATGTCTCTGAGCCCCCGTCTGACCCGGGGGAGCCCAGACCAGAGGGCCCCGGAGTGGGGGACCGCAGCGACGTGTTAGAGGACCTCCGGGCCTGGAGGAGGCAGCACGCCAA ACGTCTCCAGCTCATAGAGAAGGACAGGCAACCAGAGGTGCTGAAAGTAAACCACAGTGACGAAGATTGCGAtgacgatgaagaggaagatgatgacgacgatgaccTTGGCGTTTCAAACACCGACGAGAGCAGCGAGGAGTGCGAGGCAGATGAAGAGGAACGGAGGGATAAGGGACGGCAGCCTGCCTCTCCAGACTCCTCcttcgtctccctctctccagactccccctccgtctccctcctgcCGAACTCCcgccctgtctccctctgtgcAGACTCCCCcatggtctccctctctccggactccgcctccgcctccctctctccag ACCAGCCACAGAATGAGGCGGACAGGCCTCGGCTCCTCTCCCCCTTGactactccttctcctcctcctcctcctcctcggggcCCCTCCCCGGTTGCCCCGGCGACCCGCAGGCCGTCCGGGCTCCGAACACAGAGACGGAGGCTCCTCCCTGTCACGGGAGGGACCCTGGAAGTCTCGGAGGACCGCCGGCAGCAGGAGCAGCCTCTAGTGGGGGCAGGGACCCCCAGGAGAGACCCAGGGCAGTGTGCTACGAGGGCCCCGGAGCAGGGGCCCCTGAGGCCCCTGACAGAACCGGGACCCCCGACCAGCCGGTCCGGGGCTACAAGGCACCAGTG CAAAGTGATGGATATATCGACGGTCCCACCCGCAACCGCAAGACCCCCGGACGGACCAGACAGTACCGGGGGAAAAACAGCAAACGCCGCGCTACAGAATCAGCTCCAGCGTTACGCTCTCAAGCCCAGCAGGGGGAGCCCTCCCCTAGACTGA